The Deinococcus puniceus genome segment CGGCAACTCCGTGGATTTGCTGACGCCGATTTTGGCTCCCAGCACAGTCGTGGCCGAAACACACGGCACGCTGACGTTGCAGGGCGTGCGCGACTACTTCCAGACCGTGACGCTGGTGCCCAACCTGCAAGCGGGCGAACGCCTGACCGACGCTTTGGCCCGCCTGCACGCGCAGGGAGCCGAGGCCGTGCGTGGCGGCGCGGAAGTGCTGATCGTGGACGATACGGCGCTGTACGCCAACGGAGAAGCTGCCATAGACATCGCGCTGGCGGTGGGGTCGCTGGAACAGGCCCTGACCAATGCCCGCACCGATGCTGGCTCTAGCGCAGGTGCTGGCGTGGGCCTCCGCCGCCTGACCAGCGTGGTGGTTCGCAGCGGCCAGATTCGCAACCTGCACGACGTAATGCTCCTGATTGGGCTGGGAGCCGACGCCGTGGAACCGAGCGCCATGTACGCCCTGTACCCCACCGAAGAAGCATGCAACAAACTGGTGGCGGGCCTGACCAAAGGCGTAGAAAAAGTGATGTCTACGATGGGCATTCACGAGTTGCGCGGCTACGGCCAGATTTTCAGTGCGCTGGGCTTGGCTGCCGACGTGATGAACGCTATCGGCGCACGCGGCTTCTGGGGCGGCGAAAAGGGTTACGACCTCGCCGGAATCGAGAAAACCTTGCACACCCGCCTGACCAAATTTGACGCGGGCGGCGAAACGATGGACAGAGATCAGCGGTTCAACCCCCGCGTATTCAAGGCGGCTTTCAGCCTCGCCAACGGAGACATCAGCCCCGCCGACTACCAGCAGCGGATTCGGGCGCTGGAACTGGAAATGCCCCTGTCGGCGCGGCAACTGCTGGAATTCAAGGCTCCGGTAGACCGCGAAGACGTAGACCCGGACAGCGTAGACCTCGCGGTGGGCGGCCACAGCTTGCCCTTCGTCATCAGCGCCATGAGTTTCGGCTCTCAGGGTGAAACGGCCTTCCGCGCCTACGTGGAAGCGGCCAAACGCCTGAACATCATGGCGATGAACGGCGAGGGCGGCGAGATTCCCTCTATGCTGAACCAGTACACCCACTGGCGCGGGCAGCAGGTCGCCAGCGGGCGCTTCGGCGTCAGCTCCGTGATGCTGAACAGCGCCCACGTGATTGAAATCAAGGTGGGACAAGGCGCGAAACCCGGCGAGGGCGGCCACCTTCCCGGCAAGAAAGTGAGCGCTAAAGTCGCGGCGGCCCGTCACGCAGTTCAGGGCACCGACCTGATTTCGCCCTCCAACAACCACGACGTGTATTCCATCGAAGACCTCGCGCAGCTCATCGAGGAACTGAAGACCATTGCGCCGCAGGCCAAAATCAGCGTGAAGGTTCCGGTGACGCCGGGTGTGGGCACTATTGCGCTGGGTGTGGCGAAGGCCGGGGCGCACATCATCACGCTGTCGGGGTTTGAGGGCGGAACGGGCGCGGCCCGCAGTCACGCGCTGAAATACGCTGGAATGCCCGTAGAATTCGGCGTGGCGCGTGCCCACCGGATGTTGGTGGCCGCCGGAATGCGTGACCGCGTGGAACTCTGGGCCGATGGTGGCCTGAAGACCGCGCTGGACGTGGCCCGCATGGTGGCGCTGGGCGCGAACCGCGTGGGCTTCGGCACCCTCAGCATGGTGGCTATCGGCTGTACGATCTGCCGGGGCTGCCAACTGGACACCTGCCACGTGGGCATTACGACCCAAGTGGAGACGGAGGAAGAGGCCAAAGCACACGGTTTCAAGCGCTTCGTGCCGCGGGTGCTGCCCACCGAAGTTGACCGCCTGCACGCCTTTTACAGCGGTATCGCGTCCGAGTTGCGGGTGCTGGTGGCGAGCCTCGGCTTCGGCTCGCTGCAAGACTTGGTGGGCCGTGCCGACCTGCTGAGCGGCGTGACCGACGCCCTCGACCTGACCGAACTGCTGAGCCGTGCCGAAGAACCCGAAGCGTGGCAGTCGGTGGGAGGCCGCAAACGGGTCATTCACAAGCCGCTGAACTACATGACCAAGATGGTGAGCGAATGGGTCACGGAAGCCATCGAGGAAGAGGATGAGGAGGACATCGTTTACCGTGACGGCCCGGTGCAAAGCGCCGAACGTGCGCTGGGAACGCATTTGGTGGGCACCCTGACCCGCGACCCGCGCACCGCCCGTCAGGCTCGCCGCGTGAAACTGCACTTCGAGGCAGGCAGCATTCCCGGCAACGGCCTCGGCGCATTCAACAACAGTCCGGTGGATATTCACGTGGACGGCGGCGCACAAGACGGCGTGGGCAAGAGTGCGCTGGGCGGCAAAATCGTGATTTTGAAGGGGCGCAACCATCAGGGCACGCGGGTAGACGGCAGCGTGGGCAAGAGCTTCGCTTACGGGGCCATCGGCGGCAAATTCTTCGTGCAGGGCAGCGCCGACAGCCGCTTCTGCGTGCGCCTCAGTGGGGCCGACGTGGTGCTGGGCGGCGACCTCCGCACGCCCATCGACGACACCCTGGGCGCACTCGCCACCCGCGCCAACGCCAAGGGCTACGCCTTCGAGTACATGACCGCAGGCCGCGCCATCGTGGTGGGCGACCCCGGCCCGTGGATCTGCTCCGGCATGAGCGGTGGCGTGGTCTACCTGCGCTACGAACCCGGTCAGGGCATGGACGACGCCGCGCTGACCCGCCGCCTTGCCAAAGGGGCCAGCGTGCAAATTCTGCCGCTCAGCGCACAGGGAGCCACCGATATCCGCGACCTGTTGGGCGAATACCACGAGCTGCTGCTCAAGAGTGAACAGCCCGTACCCGCCCGCCGAATTGCCGAACTGTTGGTGAATCCTGCCGGACACTTCCGCATGGTGCTGCCCGCGTCCCAGACGGTGGACCAGTCGGTAGCGACGGAGTAAAGCAGTCAGTGGTGAGTGGAAACAGTTGAACATGGCCCCCGGCGTGAGTGCGTCGGGGGCTGTTTTTGCTGACTTCTTTTACATCTGCATGACCGGCCTGCTAGCCTCAGGTGACCATGCCGCCGGACGCCTCTATCGCACTGATTTTTGCTTTTGTTCTGCCTATTTCTGCCCTGATTCACGAACTAGGACATGCAGCATTGCCACTGATCGCCACCAAAAATCACGTTGTCATTGGCCTCGGAGCGCCGTCCAAACATAGAATCTTCACTGTATCGTTCGGACGACTGAAGGTTGAGATGACGCCCCTGTTCTTCTGGAGTGGTTTTTGCGCTTTCGGGCCTCTCAAACCGAATCATCTGCTGGTCGCTCTCTTGGCGGGGCCACTGATTTCATTGGCCGCTCTGCTGATTTCTGGTGTGCTTTACGGGCAGGCCGTAGCAGGCGGACAACGCATGGTGTGGCAAGCTTGCATGACCGTATTTTTTGTCCAGTTCATGATCACCGCGCTGCCCATCACCTACCCCAACTGGTTTGATGCAAGAGCAGATTCGAGCAGCGACGGAAAGCAGATTCTCGGGCTGCTGAAAGAACGGCGGCGAGAGCGCGGCAGACTGAGGATGTAGGACGTGGGGTGTGGAAACGGGTGCTGGCTGGAAATGAACTGGCCGTATAGTTCGGGCTATGACTATTGACATTCGTGCGGCTCGGCCTGCCGATTTTGAGCAGCTTAAGCCGATGCTCCTCGATATGGGCTTTGTTGATGACGAGTCTGGATTGGCACGCCGCTTTGCTGCTTCCTGTCAGGCTGAGACGTACGGCGTGCTGGTTGCAGAATTAGAAGAAGACGGTCAGCACAAGTTGGTCGGCTACGCTTTCCTGCACGATTACGGCAGCCATCTGCGCTCCGGGGACATGCACCGCACGGCCAAGCTGGATGATCTGTACACACTGCCGGACTTCCGGAGACGTGGCATCGCTCGGCAACTGATGAAGGCGGCAGAGGCATGGGCCAAAACTCGCCCCTTACGCTACATTTTTTGGTACGCCAACATAGGTGAGGCAGGCACGGCTTATCGGCAGATGGGCTACAAGGCCGCCGATGCAGGCCAAGAAGGATTCCTCTTCTTTGAAATTGATTTTGGAGAGGAGAATACCCGCACGCCGCATCCCACACGCGGGAGTTGACTAAGCACAAAACGTGCGGTGCGGCATGGATGCACAAATGAACTGGCCCCCGACACACTCACGCCGGGGGCTGTTTTCAGAGTTCCAGTAGATTCAACTGCGGGGCAATTCGTCCTCGAAGCTACAAGCGGGGACGACTTTGAAGCCTAGATTCAACATGGTTTGGATTAAGTCAGCCAGCTCCTGCTTGTAGGCCTGTTGGGTGCGCTTAAACTGTTGCGACACGTCGACTTCAATATAAAACCGAAACTGTATAAAATCCCCGGAGCCTTCTACTGCCGATTCATTCTCTTTGACATAGAGATCAAATACATCCGACTTCAACTCGCTCAAGGCCATATCACCTTGGATGATCTGAGCAACAACTTCAATAAGGCGTCGCTTCCCCAAGTTCGCGTCAAGATACAGCTTGCAATACAGGGCGTCAGCAATCATAGGCTAGGACTCTATACCAAAACACTCCGAATCATCGCTCCGCCCCCGCCCCCCTTCTTTCCTCGATCACCTTTTTTGCCAAGTGTTCCGGCACATCCTGATAGCCGTGTAATTTCACCGAATACGCCCCCCGGTCTCCGGTCAGGCTGCGGAGGTCGGCGCTGTAGTTTTGCAGTTCGGCTTGCGGGACAACGGCACTGACGGTAATGACCGTGCCTTCCGGTTCCATGCCCTGCACACGGGCGCGGCGGGTTTGCAGGTCGCCGATCAGGTCGCCGGTAAACTGCGCGGGCGCACGAACTTTCAGCAGCATCACAGGTTCCAGCAAGGCGGGGCGGGCGTCCTGTACAGCGGTTCTGAGGGCCAACATTCCGGCAGTCCGGAAAGCGATGTCGCTGCTGTCTACGTCGTGGTAACTGCCGTCAGTCACGGTGATGTGAATATCTTGCAGCGGGTAGCCTGCCAGCGGCCCCTTTTGCAGCGCGTCCTGCACGCCTTTTTCTATGCTGGGAATGTACTTGCCGGGAATTGCGCCGCCCACCACCGCACTTTTAAAAGCGTAGCCTTCGCCGGGTTCTATTCGGATGCGGCAATCTCCGTATTGCCCGTGCCCGCCGCTCTGTTTCTTGTGCTTGCCCTGCGCCTGAGCGGGCGCGTGAATTGTTTCGCGGTACGGAATCTGCGGCGTGGTGGTGGTCACGTTGACGCCCAACGCGGCCAGTTTTTCTATGGCGATCACGGTATGCATCTCGCCCATGCCCGACAGCAGTTGCTCTCCGGTTTGCGGTTCGCGGGTAAAGTGCAGGGTCGGGTCTTCGTCCAGAATGCGCGACATGGCCGCACTCAGGCGGTCTTCGTCTTGGCGGGTGGTGGCGTGCAGGGCCACCGTGTGCGCCGGATCGGGCAGCAGCAGCGGATCGTATTCGATGGGTTGCGCGGGGTCGGCCAGCGTATCGCCCGTGTGCAAGTCGGGGAGTTTGGTCAGCACGCCGATCATTCCGGCCCGCAGTTCCGGCACTTCGGTCAGGTCTTTGCCGTTCACCACGTACAGGTGCGCGGGTTTCACGTCTACGCCCCGCGTGGTATTCCGCAGCGTATCGCCGGGTTTAATCGTACCGCTCCAGACGCGGATGTAGGCCAGTTTGCCCACATACGGGTCAACGCTGACACGCCACACGCGGGCGCTGGCAGGCGCTTCGGGCACGGGTTCGCGGGTCTGGCCGTCCGTTCCAGTCACTGGGCCGCGCTCGCGGGCGCTTCTCATTCCGGCCACCATCAGGTCGAGTAGGGCGCTGAGGCCCACGCCTGTGGCGGCACTGACTGGAATCACCGGATACAGCGTTCCCGCATGAACAGCCTTCAAGAACGCCGCCTGCAACTCATCGTGACTCAGTTCCTCGCCCTCTAGGTAACGGTTCATCAGGTCATCGTCGGTTTCTACGATGGCGTCCAGCAGAGTTTCGCGGGCTTCCCTCAGCGGGGCGCGGAGGGCGGAGGCGTCTTCTGCTGGATTCTCCGAAATCACCCGGCCCGTCAGCACTTCCACCACGCCCCGGAAGTCTGCACCCTCTCCCAGCGGCAGATAGGCGGCGGCCACGGGCCCCTTTAGACTAGATTTGATGTCGGCCAGCACGGCATAAAAATCGGCGCGGTCTCTGTCCATCTTGCCAATCGCCACCACACGCGGCATAGCAAAGCGGTCAGCGGTAGCCCACACGCGCTCGGTGCCCACTTCTACGCCGCTGACGCCGCTGACCAGTACCAACGTGGAATCGGCGGCCCGAATCGCCCCACGAATCTCGCGCACGAAGTCGGCGTAACCGGGCGTGTCCAGCAGTGTGAATTCGGTGCCGCCGCAGCTCAGGCGCAGCACGCCGGTGGTAATGGAAAAGCCGTGGCGTTTTTCGGCCTCCGTATGATCGGACTGCGTGGTGCCGTCCTCTACTTTTCCGGCACGTGAAACGGCCCCGCACCGGTGCAGCAGGGCCTCAGAAAGCGTGGTTTTTCCCGCGCCACTGTGCGCGGCGAGACTGACAATACGGAAGGGCATAGTTGCACCACCAGACCTTTTAGGGAAACTGCCAGACCACGTGGGTCTGAGAGTGAGCAGGCGAACAGCCGCCGCATCGTGAACAGTGCTGATCAGGCAAATGTTGGTGGCGTCAGCATACCTCTCGCGGGAGCATTCGCAACAGGTGTGCCGCTATGCTTTGGCCGATGCCTGACGTTTCTGCCCCCCTCATCGAAACCCCGGATGGCTCGCGCACCGCCTTCAACGCCCGGTTTGGCGAGTCGTATGGATCGCGGCACGGCGCGGCAGGACAGGCGCGGCATGTGTTCGTGGAAGGCACGGGCACGCACCTGCACCCCGCCCCCCGCGTGTTGGAAATCGGCTTCGGCGTGGGCGTCAATTTCCGGGCGACTGTGATGGATACCGCCCTCCGGGCAGTAGGGCTGGAGTATGTCGCTTATGAATTTGACCCGGCCCCGATAGATGTACTGCGGGCCGTAGCCGAGGGCAATGAGGGCGCGGAGCATCCGGCGTGGTTGGCCCTGTTAGAAGGCTGGGGAAGTGAGTCCACAGTCCATGTGCAGGCTGAGCACGTGCGCCTGACTGTGCATTTCATGGATGTCCTGACCGCCGAGTTGCCACAGGCTTGGGCTTCGGCGTTGTATCTGGACGGCTTCTCGCCTGACCGAAACCCGGAAGTGTGGACGCCGGAATTTACTGTGCGGTTGGCAGCAGCACTGGCTCCGGGCGGCGTCTTATCTACTTACAGCGCGGCGGGACGGGTGCGGCGGGCACTGGCAGGCGCGGGCCTCAGCGTGGAAAAACGGACGGGGCCGAAGGGGAAGCGGGAACATTTGCGGGCGGTTCGGGGGGAGTGAAAAGAACTCCGATTGAATCCCGTAGTGTTGGGATTCAATTTGAGCGGAGCGAGTGGGAGAAGGTACGGATTCCGGGAGATGGACGGACAGGCGGCGCTTTTCCGACTGTACGGGAATCATACGGAATTCGTATAAAAACAGCCTCAGCGGGCCACCACGGCGTAATAAAACTCGCGCACTCCGGCAGTCGTCAGGGCGTCACGGCAGGCCAGCAACGTGGAGCCGGAAGTCATCACGTCATCCAGCAGCAGCACGGGGCCACGTGGCAACTTGGCGACATCGGCCTGAAATGCCCCGGCGAGGTTGGCGCTGCGTTCGGTGGCGTGCAGCTTGGCCTGCTGCGTGGTGGCCCGGATTCGGCGCACGGCAGGCACAGCCGGAATGCCCAATTCCCGCCCGACCACTTCGGCCAGCAACAGAGATTGATTGAACCCGCGTTCGCGCTGGCGGCCAGAGTGGAGCGGCACGGGTACCACCGACGCCACGCCCCACTCTGCCGGAATGCCCCGCGCCAGCACGGTTCCCAGCACGCCCGACAAGTCTTGTGCGCCGCCGTATTTCAGGGCACGCACGGCGCGGCGGGTGGTGCCCACGTAGCGCCCCAGCGTGACCAGATGCGGTTCCGGCTGCGGGCGCATGGGGCTGTGCCACTCTGTGCGGGGCATCAGGGCCGCCCGGCACGCCGCGCACAGCCCGGCCTCTGCCCCCAGTTGGGCGTCGCAACCGGGGCAACGGCGTGGCAACAAGGCCCGAATGACGTTCAGGAAGGCAGTCAACCCCGGCCCGACTCCTCTTCTGCAAAAAGAGCATCTATAAACAGCGGCGGTGTGGTGGCTTCGACCCGTTTCCAGACGCTCGCCAGCGAGTCGGGGTCAAGCATGGGCGCGGCCAGCGTGAGGCAGGTCAGGTGGTGGGCACACACGAGACGCACCCCCGCCCGGCCCAGCCTGCCCTGTTCCCCCGGCGTCAGCAGCGCGGCAAAGGCGTCTGGGTCACCCAAGGCCGGGTGGCTGCCCTGCCGAATCGCGGCCCGCAGGAAGGCCGCCACCTCGGACGGATTGAGCCAAAATCCGAACATCAATTCATCCGACAAGCGGTCTAGGTCGGCCATGCGGCCCGGTGCGAGGCCCACCCGAATGAGGCTGCGGGCCAATTCTTGCCGTTCCAGCCGCCGCGCCGCGTATCCCGACAGCGGCAACTGCTCGCCCGGAGGCGCGACTCGCCCGCCCACCGCCGCCCGCAAACGGTAGGCCAGCACATACCCCTGATATTCCAGCAAGAGTTCGGACACGGGCGCAGGAGTCACCCGGTCATTCTAAAGAGGGACGGCAGGCCAAGACTGTGCAAGTACGCTCTGTCCAGTTCAAGCTGTCTTTAACCTGCTCAGACCCTCCGCTCTGCGATGACCCACAGACCTCTACCGTTGTGATTTTTTCGTCATTGTTTATCTGGCACACTACTCTCCTGAGCCGGTTCGTCAGCAGCAGGCGGTCTAGACGGGACAAAGGACTTGTTGACAAAACGGGTAAAGCGGTTAGGGTAAGGGCACAAACACAGCCGTTGGAGAAATGACCACGAGGGAGGCACAGGGAATGCACCTGCTTAGGCGCGACTATCAATTTGAATACCGGGATTTCTTGGGCGTAGATCAGCAGGCCAAAGCCGATGTATGGGTCAGCACGGGCGGCGAGCGTGCCGTTGTCGTGCTGCACAATATTTCCCATACAGGCCAGCAAGCCCGCGCTGCCCTCAGTTCCCTGAATTATTCATGGTTGCCCTACCTGCTGCGCCCCGATACCCAGCTGGAAGTGCTGGTGCTGCGCCCCGCCGACGACGGGGGAGCCAAAGCACGGGCTTGGGTGCTGCCGCTGAGTGCCTGAGCCATTGCCTCACAAGCTCACTCCAAAATAAACTTGACCCCTTCTTCAAAGCTCACGTCGTCTACCTTGCTTCGGGGCAAGACGGCGTTTTTGCGCCAAGGCATCCATTCGGTTTGCCCAGTCACGCTGCGTAAAAAGCCGTGCATTCCCACCTCTATCACGCGGGCGTCGGCGGCGAGTAGGCCAGTCAGGGCGGTGCGGGTGGCCTCGGCATCGCGCAGTGGCCCCGTCAGGCGGGCCGATGGAACGGGCGCTTCCGGCTGATCGTGTGGGGCGTAGAGTTCCACAGTCATGCCTTCTAGTGCCAGCAGCGCCGCCAATGCCTGCTCACGCGGCAAGGCCTGTGCAAAGGTGACGTGCAGATCAAGCTCGTGGCCGCGCACGCCCTTGTCGGTACGGGTGGCAACTGGGGGCGCAGAATTGGCGGGACTGGGAGAGGAATCGGGGGCAGACATAGGGTCAGGGTAGCGCGGAGTGAGGCAAGAAGCGGAAGCGCAAGCTAAAGGTCGCCTTTTTAGTAGGTCGAAGTTCATCTATAGATGAACCGAGCGGAGCGAGTATCGAAGGGAGTACGTTGCACTGGGAATAGAGAGATTCTGGTGGGGTTCCGGAAACTCGCAATGTTAAGTGCAACGTACTTAAGATGCCCGGAGTGGCTCTCCCCTAGCGCCCCAGTTCTACCGCCCCAGCCCTTCCCCAAAGTCCACCTCTGCGGCCCACTCCGGACGGTCTATCAGCGGGTTGCGGTTGCCCTGCCGCTCGGCAATGGCGGCGTTGCGGTGGCGTTCCCAGTCACCGGGAGGCTGGGCCATGTGCCACGCCAGCAGCGTTTGCAAGTGCCGCGCCGAATACTGCCGCACCACACCCGGATACCGCAACAGGAAGTAGAGGGTGGCCCGCGCCGAAGCCCCTTTGCCCTGCGCGGGTTCAAACTCGCCGGGATCGCGCCGCCCGCAATCGGTTCGCAGGGCCTCGCCGTAATCGGGGAAATCGAAGTAGGGCGTGTTGCCCCGGAACGAGTTGCAATCCGGTTCGCAGGCAAACAGGTGATGCAGGTCGCCGCGCATGGGCTGGCGCTTGGCAAACCACGACTGCGGCACCACATGTTCGCAGTTGTAGGGCAACGCGGCTTCCAGCGAGTCGGCAGACAACCCCTCGCGGGCGGCCAACTCCAGCCGTCTGGCCTGCGCCGCACGGTCAGCGGCGATCAGTTCGTCGGCGGTGTGTTCGCGCCCCGAATACAGACTTCGCAACTTGCCATCGGGCCAGAGATCGACCCACGGATACAGTTCGTCGGCAGGGTCGTAGGGTAAGAGCTTTTCATGCGTGCGCGTGACCAGTTCCGAGAGGGCCAGAAAAGACGGTGTAGCCAGAGCAGCGTAGTAGGCGGCAGCCTCGGCTTCATCGTCGGGATAGAGGTAGGGGCGGGCCTCGGTGGGCGGCGTTGGAGCGGGGGCCGAACCACCCACGCGCAGGCGCACGCTGACCGGAAGAGTCGCATTCCCGTCGGCGTCCAGCGTAATCGGGCCGAGGTCTAAGACCCGCGCCGCCTCTGGTGCTGCCCGCCCATCAAGGAGCGTTTCGGGCGGCCCCACCAACGCTGGACGGTTGCCCGCCAGTACAGCCTGCACCAGCAGGTTTCCGGCAGCGTCGGGGCGGCTGCGCAGGTCGTCCATAATCCGGCTGACGCGCACGCCCTCGTTGGCGATCCAGTCGATGACCGTATCGGGGTCGCCGGGTTGCGCGGGCTGGCCGTCTCGGCGCAGGGGGCGGCCCTGATCGTCGGTGCGGGGCACGCCGCTGTGGTGCAGGGCCACCACTTCCCAAGCGTCATTGAACACGGGGCTGCCGCTAGAGCCGGGGGCGGTGTCAGTTTCGTAGTGCAGAAAGTCGGGCAGGCGGTCTAGGAGGCGGTTTTCGCGCAGGGCCACCTGCTTCGGCTCGCCCGACGGATGCTGAATAATGCTCAGCGCCTCTCCGATCAGGTTCTTGTCGCCGCTGCCGAACAGGGGCAACCAGCCAAACGCCGCCGTATCGCCCTGCACCGCCACCAACGAGTAATCCAGCGCCCCTGAGGTCAGGAACAGGGTGGCCGGATCGAGTTTCAGGGTGATCGGCGTCCGGATGGTCTGATCGGGCCGCCGCTCATAGTCGAATTCGACCACGCTGTTTCTGGCGGTGGCTGCGTCCTCCAGCACGTGGTTGTTGGTCAGGATGGTGGTTGGGCCACACAGCCAGCCTGTACCGTAGCCCAAGACTCGCCCGCCCGCCGCCCGAACGACTACGCGCCCCACCGCCCGCGACGCCGCCCGCGCCAAGTCCAGATAAGCCACATTCACCAGATCGTTGGCCCCCAGCACGCGCTCCAGCCCCAGCCGCACACTGTCGGGCAGGCGGGCCATGACGCCGCCGGGGTCTTCGCGGCCTTCCACCATTGCCCGTGCATCGGCAAGGGGTACACCCAAACGGGTCAGGCGACCTTCAATGCGCTCCGGCGTCTCGGCAGCCAGCGGGCCGCCTACGTTCAGCCGCTCCAGTTGCC includes the following:
- the mnmD gene encoding tRNA (5-methylaminomethyl-2-thiouridine)(34)-methyltransferase MnmD encodes the protein MPDVSAPLIETPDGSRTAFNARFGESYGSRHGAAGQARHVFVEGTGTHLHPAPRVLEIGFGVGVNFRATVMDTALRAVGLEYVAYEFDPAPIDVLRAVAEGNEGAEHPAWLALLEGWGSESTVHVQAEHVRLTVHFMDVLTAELPQAWASALYLDGFSPDRNPEVWTPEFTVRLAAALAPGGVLSTYSAAGRVRRALAGAGLSVEKRTGPKGKREHLRAVRGE
- a CDS encoding GNAT family N-acetyltransferase translates to MTIDIRAARPADFEQLKPMLLDMGFVDDESGLARRFAASCQAETYGVLVAELEEDGQHKLVGYAFLHDYGSHLRSGDMHRTAKLDDLYTLPDFRRRGIARQLMKAAEAWAKTRPLRYIFWYANIGEAGTAYRQMGYKAADAGQEGFLFFEIDFGEENTRTPHPTRGS
- a CDS encoding endonuclease, which codes for MTNGPEGTQSGEVPRDVMEAAQARFIRRDAARAGQLERLNVGGPLAAETPERIEGRLTRLGVPLADARAMVEGREDPGGVMARLPDSVRLGLERVLGANDLVNVAYLDLARAASRAVGRVVVRAAGGRVLGYGTGWLCGPTTILTNNHVLEDAATARNSVVEFDYERRPDQTIRTPITLKLDPATLFLTSGALDYSLVAVQGDTAAFGWLPLFGSGDKNLIGEALSIIQHPSGEPKQVALRENRLLDRLPDFLHYETDTAPGSSGSPVFNDAWEVVALHHSGVPRTDDQGRPLRRDGQPAQPGDPDTVIDWIANEGVRVSRIMDDLRSRPDAAGNLLVQAVLAGNRPALVGPPETLLDGRAAPEAARVLDLGPITLDADGNATLPVSVRLRVGGSAPAPTPPTEARPYLYPDDEAEAAAYYAALATPSFLALSELVTRTHEKLLPYDPADELYPWVDLWPDGKLRSLYSGREHTADELIAADRAAQARRLELAAREGLSADSLEAALPYNCEHVVPQSWFAKRQPMRGDLHHLFACEPDCNSFRGNTPYFDFPDYGEALRTDCGRRDPGEFEPAQGKGASARATLYFLLRYPGVVRQYSARHLQTLLAWHMAQPPGDWERHRNAAIAERQGNRNPLIDRPEWAAEVDFGEGLGR
- a CDS encoding elongation factor G, with the protein product MPFRIVSLAAHSGAGKTTLSEALLHRCGAVSRAGKVEDGTTQSDHTEAEKRHGFSITTGVLRLSCGGTEFTLLDTPGYADFVREIRGAIRAADSTLVLVSGVSGVEVGTERVWATADRFAMPRVVAIGKMDRDRADFYAVLADIKSSLKGPVAAAYLPLGEGADFRGVVEVLTGRVISENPAEDASALRAPLREARETLLDAIVETDDDLMNRYLEGEELSHDELQAAFLKAVHAGTLYPVIPVSAATGVGLSALLDLMVAGMRSARERGPVTGTDGQTREPVPEAPASARVWRVSVDPYVGKLAYIRVWSGTIKPGDTLRNTTRGVDVKPAHLYVVNGKDLTEVPELRAGMIGVLTKLPDLHTGDTLADPAQPIEYDPLLLPDPAHTVALHATTRQDEDRLSAAMSRILDEDPTLHFTREPQTGEQLLSGMGEMHTVIAIEKLAALGVNVTTTTPQIPYRETIHAPAQAQGKHKKQSGGHGQYGDCRIRIEPGEGYAFKSAVVGGAIPGKYIPSIEKGVQDALQKGPLAGYPLQDIHITVTDGSYHDVDSSDIAFRTAGMLALRTAVQDARPALLEPVMLLKVRAPAQFTGDLIGDLQTRRARVQGMEPEGTVITVSAVVPQAELQNYSADLRSLTGDRGAYSVKLHGYQDVPEHLAKKVIEERRGAGAER
- a CDS encoding glutamate synthase-related protein — its product is MTNPSHSDRPFYQPGDSLYRQSERTRLEPMFPGNFDEIGHDACGILCKIRKTGEASHGNVVRALEELAHMAHRSGEVRGEGDGAGIQTDIPRLVWKRYMEEGRQNVADVDSPNFFVGHFFVPQGQSTRELLDALRVAASRYGVTVSLERQGQVYSHALGPIARLTEPQFVQIAGMVKGETRQERDSQLFNLALELEQKYPVHVVSLATNAVVYKVRGSAELLPRYYPELSKPDFMSVVTIGHNRYSTNTLSTFEQVQPFSLLAHNGEINTIDRLRKEGTQLGLPLTGGSDSQDLNRVLMGYIHDRGMSLLEAVESVFPPVLSEVKSFSTTLQSAYIGLRAGGGPLAQGPAAIIARHGNECVFSVDAMGLRPLWFGETEKEYFWSSERGVIPLGSMVIDPAPFAPGEKMVACLGGGTVKLHANENVQRLVLERVHGKGYNFENAHERVSGPHVPATDEASLPEFSKAQRAAMGWERWDEEYVKAVADKGAEPIASLGFDGQMPALRAEKPNLAEFFKETVAVVTNPAIDREREIEHFSTRALLGRRPLPGSSDGNSVDLLTPILAPSTVVAETHGTLTLQGVRDYFQTVTLVPNLQAGERLTDALARLHAQGAEAVRGGAEVLIVDDTALYANGEAAIDIALAVGSLEQALTNARTDAGSSAGAGVGLRRLTSVVVRSGQIRNLHDVMLLIGLGADAVEPSAMYALYPTEEACNKLVAGLTKGVEKVMSTMGIHELRGYGQIFSALGLAADVMNAIGARGFWGGEKGYDLAGIEKTLHTRLTKFDAGGETMDRDQRFNPRVFKAAFSLANGDISPADYQQRIRALELEMPLSARQLLEFKAPVDREDVDPDSVDLAVGGHSLPFVISAMSFGSQGETAFRAYVEAAKRLNIMAMNGEGGEIPSMLNQYTHWRGQQVASGRFGVSSVMLNSAHVIEIKVGQGAKPGEGGHLPGKKVSAKVAAARHAVQGTDLISPSNNHDVYSIEDLAQLIEELKTIAPQAKISVKVPVTPGVGTIALGVAKAGAHIITLSGFEGGTGAARSHALKYAGMPVEFGVARAHRMLVAAGMRDRVELWADGGLKTALDVARMVALGANRVGFGTLSMVAIGCTICRGCQLDTCHVGITTQVETEEEAKAHGFKRFVPRVLPTEVDRLHAFYSGIASELRVLVASLGFGSLQDLVGRADLLSGVTDALDLTELLSRAEEPEAWQSVGGRKRVIHKPLNYMTKMVSEWVTEAIEEEDEEDIVYRDGPVQSAERALGTHLVGTLTRDPRTARQARRVKLHFEAGSIPGNGLGAFNNSPVDIHVDGGAQDGVGKSALGGKIVILKGRNHQGTRVDGSVGKSFAYGAIGGKFFVQGSADSRFCVRLSGADVVLGGDLRTPIDDTLGALATRANAKGYAFEYMTAGRAIVVGDPGPWICSGMSGGVVYLRYEPGQGMDDAALTRRLAKGASVQILPLSAQGATDIRDLLGEYHELLLKSEQPVPARRIAELLVNPAGHFRMVLPASQTVDQSVATE
- a CDS encoding ComF family protein, yielding MTAFLNVIRALLPRRCPGCDAQLGAEAGLCAACRAALMPRTEWHSPMRPQPEPHLVTLGRYVGTTRRAVRALKYGGAQDLSGVLGTVLARGIPAEWGVASVVPVPLHSGRQRERGFNQSLLLAEVVGRELGIPAVPAVRRIRATTQQAKLHATERSANLAGAFQADVAKLPRGPVLLLDDVMTSGSTLLACRDALTTAGVREFYYAVVAR